In candidate division KSB1 bacterium, one DNA window encodes the following:
- a CDS encoding response regulator transcription factor, which yields MKKILLVEDDASIALGLEGALSDEGYVVKVARTGPDGYQLAREWRPDLIVLDLMMPGMSGMEICKRLRDEGHTVPIIMVTARAEEDDKVLGLELGANDYVTKPFSLRELLARVKAHLRPVEGGSNGRTASAASHYRFGNVVVDFKRHEVRRNGMLQELTNREFRLLAYFIRHPGELIARERLLEEIWGYNVFPNTRTVDNHILRLRKHIEPDPENPRYIKTIRGAGYLFDPQG from the coding sequence ATGAAAAAGATTCTCCTCGTCGAAGACGATGCTTCGATTGCGCTCGGTCTGGAGGGCGCGCTCAGCGATGAAGGGTATGTGGTGAAGGTGGCGCGCACCGGCCCCGACGGCTATCAACTCGCGCGGGAATGGCGGCCGGATCTGATCGTGCTGGATCTCATGATGCCCGGCATGAGCGGCATGGAAATCTGCAAGCGCCTGCGCGACGAAGGTCACACCGTGCCGATCATCATGGTGACCGCCCGCGCCGAGGAGGACGACAAGGTGCTGGGACTGGAGCTGGGCGCGAATGATTACGTCACCAAGCCCTTCAGCCTGCGCGAGCTGCTGGCGCGCGTCAAAGCCCACTTGCGGCCGGTGGAGGGCGGCAGCAATGGCCGGACGGCAAGCGCGGCGAGCCACTATCGTTTCGGCAACGTGGTGGTGGATTTCAAGCGCCATGAAGTGCGGCGCAACGGCATGCTGCAGGAGCTGACCAACCGGGAATTCCGCCTGCTGGCGTATTTCATTCGGCATCCCGGCGAATTGATCGCGCGCGAACGTTTGCTGGAGGAAATCTGGGGCTACAATGTTTTTCCCAACACCCGCACAGTCGACAATCACATTTTGCGCTTGCGCAAGCACATCGAGCCCGATCCGGAGAATCCACGCTACATCAAAACCATTCGCGGCGCCGGCTACCTGTTTGACCCGCAGGGATGA
- a CDS encoding PKD domain-containing protein, which translates to MRLKLVATALLSGWLCVNTGFAQTWGTEIDLGTGSTPDMDVDPVTGKIYVVYHDNGVVLVELNASGAIIKKENVSVAAADKEGGFRFGATVAIDPTTGLPHLCYREPLGSDMYSIHYTRKRSEGSWTSPLEIASNLRRAYSVRMEVDSKGVVHVVHGYATQDVFGEANYLRIVNGAEDKFIPALNPYRVDDRVEIAVGGDDVVNIVLNRPDDLDSGGPVTYYRSTDGGNSLVKIGDIHHAGAQGRNGNADVYADQAGNVHFVYGSARDQAHAGTQSVRYARFRNGSKVRDVVVTKQGELHDWHQNLGVGSVAASNDGKNVVVVYNLGDGDALFARLSQNEGQTWGAPVQLASQSGGSESRDKHVVRAAGKTFYLAYPSFGKVYLRLLKTGGNPPVANAGGPYNGSEGSPISFNASASTDDGQIVRYRWDWTSDGVFDDSTNTPQIQHTYPDDFNGKATLEVVDNENDRSRVQVQVTVANVAPVADAGGPYSGVLNQPVTLTASVTDPGTKDTHTFKWDLNNDGTFEADGKTVTATYNSPGKKRVRVRVTDNNGASGSDTASVTIGSGAPVASKIPNQTVAEGTPFAPITLDNYVSDSDNTPDQMVWSTFGQVHLIVTIVNRIATVAPADSEWAGSETISFVVRDPSNKRDTTTAKFTITAVNDNPRVSTIPSQRVKEGRPFASITLDDYVFDPDHRDNQITWSTSPNALFKVTIANRVATVAPADSEWTGNSQITFIARDPANGSDSTRVRFTIDPVNDPPRLSTIPDQVIKRGETFTPINFADYVRDPDDPSDKLKLSGTGNRELALFISGLIATVLPPNASWIGSETITFTVKDTSNATATTRVTFTVRDSNTPPRWLNTVNYSFNEDDTLRIPYADLRARVKDDEDPPEQWKFSLVGNDKIKFRNTATTFNLFAERDWHGVETVQMVVNDGKGARDSVTTQITVVSVPDPLRSFRVLSPIGEFYSARPASITFDWEDTFDPENPGSPINYLWLLSKNVDFSNIIKQVQVVNKSEYVLTIDASMPGGFYYWKVIASGSSGTFVESSNIGSFTIPALSVTEAGGKVPESFALHPNYPNPFNPQTNLVFDLAKPGHVVLTIYGIDGKKVATLTDREYQAGQYTLTWDAHGLASGTYLVELRVTNAGGLLFEARQKMSLLR; encoded by the coding sequence ATGAGACTGAAATTAGTCGCCACAGCGTTATTGTCGGGCTGGCTGTGTGTGAATACGGGTTTTGCTCAAACGTGGGGTACCGAAATCGATCTCGGCACCGGCTCGACACCCGATATGGACGTCGATCCGGTCACTGGCAAGATTTACGTCGTTTATCATGACAACGGCGTGGTGCTGGTGGAACTCAATGCCAGCGGTGCCATCATCAAGAAGGAAAACGTGAGCGTGGCGGCGGCGGACAAGGAGGGCGGTTTTCGCTTCGGTGCCACCGTCGCCATCGACCCCACCACCGGTCTGCCGCATCTTTGTTATCGGGAGCCGCTGGGCAGCGACATGTACAGTATTCACTACACGCGCAAGCGCAGCGAGGGAAGCTGGACCAGCCCGCTGGAAATTGCCTCCAATCTGCGGCGCGCCTACAGTGTGCGCATGGAAGTGGACAGCAAAGGGGTGGTGCACGTGGTGCACGGCTATGCCACCCAGGATGTTTTCGGCGAGGCCAACTATCTTCGCATCGTGAACGGCGCGGAGGACAAATTCATCCCGGCATTGAACCCCTACCGTGTCGACGATCGCGTGGAAATCGCGGTGGGTGGTGATGATGTCGTGAATATCGTGCTCAACCGGCCGGATGATCTCGACAGCGGCGGGCCGGTAACCTACTACCGCTCCACCGACGGCGGCAACAGCCTGGTCAAAATCGGTGACATTCACCATGCCGGCGCCCAGGGCCGCAATGGCAACGCCGATGTCTATGCCGATCAGGCCGGCAATGTTCACTTTGTCTATGGCTCGGCGCGTGATCAGGCGCACGCCGGCACCCAGTCGGTGCGCTATGCCCGCTTTCGCAATGGCAGCAAAGTGCGCGACGTGGTGGTGACGAAGCAGGGCGAATTGCATGACTGGCATCAAAATCTTGGCGTCGGTTCGGTTGCCGCCAGCAATGACGGCAAAAACGTGGTGGTGGTGTACAACCTCGGTGACGGCGATGCACTGTTCGCGCGGCTTTCCCAGAATGAAGGGCAAACCTGGGGTGCGCCGGTGCAACTGGCCAGCCAGTCCGGTGGTTCGGAATCCCGCGACAAACACGTCGTGCGCGCCGCCGGCAAGACGTTCTATCTTGCCTATCCCTCCTTCGGCAAGGTCTATCTGCGGCTGTTGAAGACCGGCGGTAATCCCCCGGTCGCCAATGCCGGCGGCCCCTACAACGGCAGCGAGGGTTCGCCCATCAGCTTCAACGCCTCCGCTTCCACTGATGACGGCCAAATCGTGCGTTATCGCTGGGATTGGACCAGTGACGGCGTGTTCGATGACAGCACCAACACCCCGCAAATCCAGCACACCTATCCCGACGATTTCAATGGCAAGGCCACGCTCGAAGTCGTGGATAATGAGAATGATCGCAGCCGCGTGCAGGTGCAGGTGACGGTTGCCAACGTGGCGCCGGTGGCGGATGCCGGCGGCCCCTACTCCGGTGTGCTCAATCAGCCGGTGACCCTGACCGCGAGCGTGACCGACCCCGGCACCAAAGATACGCACACCTTCAAATGGGACTTGAACAACGACGGCACCTTTGAAGCCGACGGCAAAACCGTCACCGCCACCTACAATTCGCCCGGCAAAAAGCGCGTGCGCGTGCGCGTCACCGACAACAACGGCGCCAGCGGCAGCGACACCGCCTCGGTGACCATTGGCAGCGGTGCGCCGGTCGCGAGCAAGATTCCCAACCAGACCGTGGCCGAAGGCACACCCTTTGCCCCCATCACGCTGGACAATTATGTCAGCGATTCCGACAACACCCCCGATCAAATGGTGTGGAGCACGTTTGGCCAGGTTCATCTCATCGTCACCATTGTCAATCGCATTGCCACGGTGGCGCCCGCGGACAGTGAGTGGGCGGGCAGCGAGACCATTTCGTTCGTGGTGCGCGATCCCTCCAACAAACGCGACACCACCACCGCCAAGTTCACCATCACCGCGGTGAATGACAACCCGCGCGTCAGCACCATTCCCTCCCAGCGGGTGAAGGAGGGCCGGCCGTTTGCCAGCATCACACTGGATGATTATGTGTTCGATCCCGATCACCGCGACAACCAAATCACCTGGAGCACCAGCCCGAATGCCCTCTTCAAGGTGACCATCGCCAACCGTGTCGCCACCGTGGCGCCGGCCGACTCGGAATGGACGGGGAACAGCCAGATCACGTTCATCGCCAGAGATCCGGCAAACGGCAGCGACAGCACGCGTGTCCGGTTCACCATCGATCCGGTCAATGATCCGCCGCGCCTCTCCACCATCCCGGATCAGGTCATCAAACGCGGCGAAACCTTCACCCCCATCAATTTTGCCGACTACGTCCGCGATCCCGATGATCCCAGCGACAAGCTCAAGCTCAGCGGCACCGGCAACCGCGAGCTGGCGTTGTTCATCTCGGGTTTGATCGCCACCGTGCTGCCGCCCAACGCCAGTTGGATCGGCAGTGAGACCATCACCTTCACCGTGAAGGACACTTCCAACGCCACCGCGACCACCAGGGTGACCTTCACCGTGCGTGATTCCAACACGCCGCCGCGCTGGCTCAACACGGTCAATTACAGTTTCAACGAAGATGACACGCTGCGCATTCCATATGCGGATTTGCGTGCGCGGGTGAAGGACGACGAGGATCCCCCCGAGCAGTGGAAGTTCTCGCTGGTGGGCAACGACAAAATCAAGTTCCGCAACACCGCCACCACTTTCAATCTCTTTGCCGAGCGCGACTGGCACGGGGTCGAGACCGTGCAGATGGTGGTCAATGACGGCAAAGGCGCCAGGGATTCGGTGACCACGCAGATCACGGTGGTGTCGGTGCCCGACCCGTTGCGCAGCTTCCGCGTGCTCTCGCCCATCGGCGAATTCTATTCCGCGCGGCCCGCCAGCATCACCTTCGACTGGGAGGATACATTCGATCCCGAAAACCCGGGCAGTCCCATCAATTATCTCTGGCTGCTCAGCAAGAACGTCGACTTCAGCAACATCATCAAGCAGGTGCAGGTGGTCAACAAAAGCGAGTATGTGCTGACAATCGACGCCAGCATGCCAGGCGGATTTTATTACTGGAAGGTGATTGCCTCCGGCAGCAGCGGCACATTCGTGGAATCGTCCAACATCGGCTCCTTCACCATCCCGGCCCTCAGCGTGACAGAGGCCGGCGGCAAGGTGCCGGAATCGTTCGCGCTGCATCCGAACTATCCCAACCCGTTCAACCCGCAAACCAACCTGGTGTTTGACCTGGCAAAACCCGGGCATGTCGTGCTGACGATTTATGGCATCGACGGCAAGAAGGTCGCCACTCTCACTGATCGCGAGTATCAGGCGGGGCAGTACACGCTCACGTGGGATGCCCACGGCCTGGCGAGTGGCACCTACCTCGTCGAGTTGCGGGTGACCAATGCGGGCGGGCTGCTGTTTGAGGCCAGGCAGAAAATGTCGCTGTTACGCTAG
- a CDS encoding HAMP domain-containing histidine kinase: MIPRGLWRRHEVRLTLTFVCLIILPCGFLGYFSLRAIRNEKLLIEARLQQNYKQLAGLAAREINEELEKAARHWTYLTGKSAKRHRHYPTPEALQQFAEEQPLVASAILLESPAQPPRTTAAAGTALPAAQAAPPGEDYISTHRRFTALVEAGEELEYKGRLEEALALYAQIAQDCPTPQFVALSRNLMGRVLMKQSDWPAAIRVYRELLANHPQVRDRNGAPLRFFAQYQIAMALANQNRDQEAVETLLAMHQDLFERSDEISTVQYTYFVELIQTASLRLLSSPLLSHPERYQRQFAALAELSKKRISRRYYLQVLDRRLAEDVLERKNYKDRVYYLSDVAEGEPYLLAYQYLPDASGHHVAGLVAMEIDLEELKAKLFPAILEKLEVAGAVSFAILNEAHKFMIGTRPPVGEPVATQVLEKPFDFWQVAIYAEAPAGPATGWDFKLTLSLWLVFLLLLTVIFGAAVFIRQALREAHVSQMKSTFVSNVSHELRTPLASIKMLAELLEKQFAAGPGSAAAAGRAAEYLGVIRRESDRLARLIESVLDFSRIERGVKQYTFEYEDPEAIVRQVVEAFRPQAEADGFHLVLEIAAPLPEVKIDADAIAQLLLNLLTNAYKYSQERKYIRVAAFRQARHLVIEVEDHGIGIDQAELPKIFEDFYRVDQRLNTPKQGGAGLGLTLARHLAAAHGGEITVRSKLGEGSTFSLRLPIPPECLEQMEAGHAREAPANNHGAPAAEPEV; encoded by the coding sequence ATGATCCCCCGCGGTTTGTGGCGGCGCCATGAGGTGCGCCTGACCCTCACCTTCGTCTGTTTGATTATCCTGCCTTGCGGCTTTCTCGGCTATTTCAGCCTGCGCGCCATTCGCAACGAAAAGCTGTTGATAGAGGCGCGGCTGCAGCAAAACTACAAGCAGCTCGCCGGCCTCGCCGCCCGCGAGATCAATGAAGAGCTGGAAAAAGCAGCGAGGCACTGGACTTATTTGACCGGCAAATCCGCCAAACGCCACCGCCATTATCCCACCCCGGAAGCCCTGCAGCAGTTTGCCGAAGAGCAACCACTGGTAGCCTCGGCCATCTTGCTGGAAAGCCCGGCGCAACCGCCGCGCACGACGGCTGCAGCCGGCACTGCCCTCCCGGCTGCCCAAGCGGCCCCGCCCGGCGAAGACTACATCAGCACCCATCGCCGTTTCACGGCGCTCGTGGAAGCCGGGGAAGAGTTGGAATACAAAGGCCGCCTGGAGGAAGCGCTGGCGCTGTATGCCCAGATCGCGCAGGACTGCCCGACCCCGCAGTTCGTCGCGCTCAGCCGGAACCTGATGGGGCGCGTGCTGATGAAGCAAAGCGACTGGCCGGCGGCCATTCGTGTCTATCGCGAGCTGCTGGCGAACCACCCCCAGGTGCGTGATCGCAACGGCGCGCCGCTGCGCTTCTTCGCGCAGTATCAAATCGCCATGGCTCTGGCCAATCAAAATCGCGACCAGGAGGCGGTCGAGACGCTGCTCGCCATGCATCAGGACCTCTTCGAGCGCTCTGATGAAATCAGCACGGTGCAATACACTTATTTTGTCGAATTGATCCAGACGGCTTCGCTGCGGCTGTTGAGCTCGCCGTTGCTCTCCCACCCCGAACGTTACCAACGGCAGTTCGCCGCCCTGGCGGAGTTGAGCAAGAAACGCATCAGCCGGCGGTACTATTTGCAGGTGCTTGATCGCCGGCTGGCAGAAGACGTGCTCGAACGCAAAAACTACAAAGATCGGGTATATTACCTTTCCGATGTGGCGGAGGGCGAGCCGTATCTGCTCGCCTATCAATATCTGCCGGATGCCTCCGGCCATCATGTCGCCGGGCTGGTGGCGATGGAAATCGATCTCGAAGAGTTGAAGGCCAAGCTGTTCCCGGCCATTCTCGAGAAACTGGAGGTGGCCGGCGCGGTGAGTTTTGCGATTCTGAACGAAGCGCACAAATTCATGATCGGCACCCGGCCGCCAGTCGGCGAACCGGTGGCGACGCAAGTGCTGGAGAAGCCCTTTGATTTCTGGCAGGTGGCGATTTATGCCGAGGCGCCCGCCGGCCCCGCCACCGGCTGGGATTTCAAGCTGACGCTGTCGTTGTGGCTGGTTTTCCTGCTGCTGCTCACGGTGATTTTTGGCGCCGCTGTTTTCATCCGGCAGGCGCTGCGCGAAGCGCATGTGTCACAGATGAAATCGACCTTCGTGTCGAATGTTTCCCACGAGCTGCGCACGCCGCTGGCCTCGATCAAAATGCTGGCCGAGCTGCTCGAAAAGCAGTTTGCCGCGGGTCCGGGCAGCGCGGCGGCGGCCGGCCGGGCAGCGGAATATCTCGGCGTCATCCGGCGCGAATCCGACCGCCTGGCGCGCCTGATCGAAAGCGTGCTCGATTTCTCGCGCATCGAGCGCGGCGTCAAGCAGTACACTTTCGAGTATGAAGATCCGGAGGCCATTGTGCGGCAGGTGGTGGAGGCCTTCCGGCCGCAGGCCGAAGCCGACGGTTTTCACCTGGTGCTGGAAATCGCCGCACCGCTGCCGGAAGTCAAGATCGATGCCGATGCCATTGCACAACTGCTTTTGAACCTGCTGACCAATGCCTACAAATACAGCCAGGAGCGCAAATACATCCGGGTGGCGGCGTTTCGGCAGGCGCGGCACCTGGTGATCGAAGTCGAGGATCACGGCATCGGCATCGACCAAGCGGAATTGCCCAAGATTTTTGAGGATTTTTATCGCGTGGATCAGCGCTTGAACACGCCGAAGCAGGGCGGTGCCGGTTTGGGGCTGACCCTGGCACGGCACCTCGCGGCGGCGCATGGCGGTGAGATTACCGTGCGCAGCAAACTGGGCGAGGGCTCCACATTTTCCCTGCGGCTGCCCATCCCGCCGGAATGTCTCGAACAGATGGAGGCCGGCCACGCCCGCGAAGCACCCGCCAACAATCACGGTGCGCCCGCCGCCGAACCGGAGGTGTGA
- a CDS encoding PqiC family protein, with the protein MLPLAICFLLSACGGVPQTFYYTLEESPAAVRESSDNHHDQLAVVLGVERFAAAAVYEEDRFIYRDSPFEVKYDHYRRWAARPAQLVTDEIIRQLAARRLFRNVIAYPAATPVDYILRGRILAFEEWDRGEQWFGRVAFEVQLYRAPSQQLVWNGTLSREMPAEKRRPAAVVQAISTSLQQCVDELATALSRELKR; encoded by the coding sequence ATGTTGCCGCTTGCCATCTGCTTTTTGCTCTCCGCCTGCGGCGGCGTCCCCCAGACCTTTTATTACACCCTGGAGGAATCGCCGGCGGCGGTCCGTGAATCCAGCGACAATCATCATGATCAACTCGCGGTGGTGTTGGGCGTGGAGCGATTTGCCGCGGCGGCGGTTTATGAGGAGGACCGCTTCATCTATCGGGATTCGCCCTTTGAAGTGAAATATGATCACTATCGCCGCTGGGCCGCGCGGCCGGCTCAGTTGGTCACCGATGAAATCATCAGACAACTCGCCGCCCGCCGGTTATTTCGCAACGTCATCGCATATCCTGCGGCCACACCGGTGGATTACATTTTACGCGGCAGGATTCTGGCTTTCGAAGAGTGGGATCGCGGCGAGCAATGGTTTGGCCGAGTGGCCTTTGAAGTGCAGCTCTATCGTGCACCCTCACAACAGTTGGTCTGGAACGGCACCCTCAGCCGTGAAATGCCCGCCGAAAAGCGCCGGCCGGCCGCGGTGGTGCAGGCCATCAGCACCAGCCTGCAGCAGTGTGTGGACGAACTGGCCACTGCGCTGAGCCGGGAGCTGAAACGGTAA
- a CDS encoding STAS domain-containing protein has translation MLDIITRHKDQAAIVAISGDVDLYSSPEVRKVIIGLTGNKTPLIIVDLRGVSYMDSSGIATLVEGLQQMSKYGGELRLFGLGAAVREVFELSRLDKVFQIYDSEAAALQGSQAAAESP, from the coding sequence ATGCTCGACATCATTACTCGCCACAAGGACCAGGCGGCCATCGTCGCCATCTCGGGAGACGTCGATCTCTACTCCTCCCCCGAGGTGCGCAAAGTCATCATCGGTCTCACCGGCAACAAGACGCCGCTGATCATCGTGGACTTGCGCGGCGTCAGTTACATGGACAGCTCCGGCATCGCGACACTGGTGGAGGGCTTGCAGCAGATGAGCAAATACGGCGGCGAGCTGCGGCTGTTTGGTCTGGGCGCCGCGGTACGGGAAGTTTTCGAATTGAGCCGGCTCGACAAAGTCTTTCAAATCTATGACAGCGAAGCGGCGGCACTGCAGGGCAGCCAGGCCGCGGCAGAATCGCCATGA
- a CDS encoding MlaD family protein yields MEYHPREVKAGLLVILSLFAFLAFLFTITKIDWERKEKTFTARFGYIGGIDRGAMVRFGGFLIGTVTDLYIAPDDNTKIEVVLTVDARAPVRRDSESFITTIGLMGESYIEITTGSSKEELLPSGSRLRTREVPALSQLSEPFMDVSKQLGLLLVQANDLLNESNRRRFANMLANADSLLGSNAKEISGIVNNLNTLTFQMQRISSKLDQLMGENARTVDATVGHLNTTLTRADTLLQSLEQTLRVLNDVAVANQHNLHETMANFERASHDFAQFSRTLKERPWNLIRKAAPPERKLPD; encoded by the coding sequence ATGGAATATCATCCCCGTGAAGTCAAAGCCGGTCTGCTGGTGATCTTGAGCCTGTTTGCCTTCCTGGCATTCCTGTTCACCATCACCAAAATCGACTGGGAGCGCAAGGAGAAAACCTTCACCGCCCGTTTCGGCTACATCGGCGGGATCGATCGCGGTGCGATGGTGCGCTTCGGCGGATTTCTCATCGGCACGGTGACCGATTTGTACATCGCACCGGACGACAACACCAAAATCGAAGTCGTGCTCACCGTTGATGCGCGCGCGCCGGTGCGCCGGGATTCGGAAAGTTTCATCACCACCATCGGTCTGATGGGCGAATCCTACATCGAAATCACCACCGGCTCGAGCAAGGAGGAACTGTTGCCCTCCGGCAGCCGGCTGCGCACGCGCGAGGTGCCGGCACTCAGCCAGCTCAGCGAGCCGTTCATGGACGTCAGCAAGCAGCTCGGCCTGCTGCTGGTGCAGGCCAATGATTTGCTTAACGAGAGCAACCGCCGGCGGTTTGCCAACATGCTGGCCAACGCCGATTCGCTGCTGGGCAGCAATGCCAAGGAGATTTCCGGCATCGTCAACAATTTGAACACGCTCACCTTTCAGATGCAGCGCATCAGCAGCAAACTCGATCAACTCATGGGCGAGAATGCCCGGACGGTGGATGCCACCGTCGGCCATCTCAATACCACGCTCACCCGCGCCGACACCCTGCTGCAATCCCTGGAGCAAACCCTGCGTGTGCTCAATGACGTCGCGGTCGCCAACCAGCACAACCTGCACGAGACCATGGCGAATTTCGAGCGCGCCTCCCATGATTTCGCCCAATTCAGCCGTACGCTTAAAGAACGGCCCTGGAATCTGATCCGCAAAGCCGCGCCGCCCGAGCGCAAACTGCCGGATTGA
- a CDS encoding ABC transporter permease, producing the protein MAAYVLRRREAGFVLMRFLLGFLGHHTLQLLVHVDRFARLLVETAWWAVVAPWKGEKFRVRSIVEQVVRIGYDSLPIVGAIAFFVGIILAMQAAYQLERFGATIFVADLVGVSVIRELGPLLTAIIFAGRNGSAIAAEISSMKVAEEIDALRTLGLNPTGFLVVPRTVAMLLALPCLTVLADLIGILGGFLLAVTTMEFSALRYFNQTAAALTMKDLITGLVKSECFALIIVMVACYEGFRSEGGAVGVGKATTTTVVASIFLIIAADVFFTALFYSSF; encoded by the coding sequence GTGGCGGCATACGTGCTGCGGCGCCGGGAGGCCGGCTTCGTGCTTATGCGCTTTCTGCTGGGATTTCTCGGACATCACACGCTGCAGTTGCTCGTCCACGTCGACCGCTTCGCGCGTCTGCTGGTGGAGACCGCCTGGTGGGCGGTGGTGGCACCCTGGAAAGGCGAAAAGTTCCGCGTGCGCAGCATCGTGGAGCAGGTGGTGCGCATCGGCTATGATTCGTTGCCGATTGTGGGCGCGATTGCCTTTTTCGTGGGCATCATTCTGGCAATGCAGGCGGCTTATCAGCTCGAACGTTTCGGCGCCACCATCTTTGTCGCCGATCTGGTCGGCGTCTCGGTGATTCGCGAGCTGGGGCCGCTGCTGACCGCCATCATCTTTGCCGGCCGCAACGGCTCGGCCATCGCCGCGGAAATCAGCTCCATGAAAGTCGCCGAGGAAATCGATGCCTTGCGCACCCTGGGCCTCAACCCCACCGGCTTTCTGGTGGTGCCGCGCACCGTCGCGATGCTGCTTGCGCTGCCCTGCCTCACCGTGCTCGCCGATCTCATCGGCATTCTCGGCGGTTTTCTGCTCGCGGTCACCACCATGGAATTTTCCGCCCTGCGCTACTTCAACCAGACGGCCGCCGCCCTGACGATGAAGGATTTGATCACCGGTCTGGTGAAGAGTGAATGCTTCGCGCTGATCATCGTGATGGTGGCCTGCTATGAGGGCTTTCGCAGCGAAGGCGGGGCGGTGGGCGTGGGCAAAGCCACCACGACCACCGTGGTCGCATCGATCTTCCTGATTATTGCGGCGGACGTCTTTTTCACCGCCCTGTTCTATTCCAGCTTTTGA
- a CDS encoding ATP-binding protein, translating to MKTSKRKRAHLPGKTVDTVEFRVASDPKLLKIIRAGIAHLCELIGFTPQQSQQTTLAVDEACSNIIKYAYGGATDKPIIVTARVMQNGIEIILRDFGKKVVPAEIKSRDLNDLRPGGLGVHLIRSTMDVVAYDTSRKRGNILRLAKFFTSPSSAASTDQTPLMPARP from the coding sequence ATGAAAACATCGAAACGAAAACGCGCACACCTGCCCGGGAAGACGGTCGATACGGTCGAATTCCGCGTGGCCAGCGACCCCAAACTGTTGAAGATCATCCGCGCCGGGATTGCCCACCTCTGCGAGTTGATCGGCTTCACGCCGCAGCAAAGCCAGCAAACCACGCTGGCGGTGGATGAAGCCTGTTCGAATATCATCAAGTATGCCTATGGCGGCGCGACCGACAAACCCATCATTGTGACCGCGCGCGTGATGCAAAATGGCATCGAAATCATCCTGCGCGATTTCGGCAAGAAGGTGGTGCCGGCCGAGATCAAATCGCGCGACCTCAATGACCTGCGGCCGGGCGGCCTGGGGGTTCATCTCATCCGCAGCACGATGGACGTGGTCGCGTATGACACCAGCCGCAAACGCGGCAACATCCTGCGGCTGGCCAAGTTTTTCACCAGCCCCTCGTCCGCCGCCAGCACCGATCAGACGCCGCTCATGCCGGCACGCCCGTGA
- a CDS encoding ABC transporter ATP-binding protein has translation MPSTPVTPAGPARLPEEPIISIRDITTHYGRRPILKGINLDIYRGETMVILGRSGCGKSTLLRHLVGLAPPTTGQIFIKGRDITRLREEERVAVLRKIGMLFQGAALFNSMTVGENVALPLREHTPLEDSTIRIMTRIKLELVGLAGCEDLMPAQLSGGMKKRAGLARAIAMDPDILFCDEPSAGLDPVVAVGIDELILKLKRAFNMTAVVVTHELASVFKIADRIAMLHDGRVIALGTPEELRASSHPVVYQFFNRLPDEEAVRPEYFNTLVGG, from the coding sequence ATGCCATCCACGCCTGTCACCCCGGCTGGCCCGGCGCGGCTGCCGGAGGAACCGATCATTTCGATCCGTGACATCACCACGCATTACGGCCGGCGCCCGATTTTGAAGGGCATCAATCTCGACATTTACCGCGGCGAGACCATGGTGATTCTGGGCCGCTCGGGCTGCGGCAAGAGCACGCTGCTGCGCCATCTCGTGGGTCTGGCGCCGCCGACCACCGGCCAGATTTTCATCAAGGGCCGGGACATCACCCGCTTGCGCGAGGAGGAAAGGGTGGCGGTGCTGCGCAAGATCGGCATGCTGTTTCAAGGCGCGGCACTGTTCAATTCGATGACGGTGGGTGAAAACGTGGCGCTGCCCTTGCGCGAACACACGCCCCTGGAGGATTCCACCATCCGCATCATGACGCGCATCAAGCTCGAGCTGGTGGGCCTGGCCGGCTGCGAGGATCTCATGCCGGCGCAACTGAGTGGCGGCATGAAGAAACGTGCCGGCCTGGCACGCGCCATCGCCATGGATCCCGACATCCTGTTCTGTGACGAACCTTCCGCCGGTCTGGACCCGGTGGTGGCAGTCGGCATCGACGAATTGATTCTCAAGCTCAAGCGCGCCTTCAACATGACCGCCGTGGTGGTGACACATGAGCTGGCCTCCGTCTTCAAAATCGCCGATCGCATCGCGATGCTGCATGACGGCCGTGTGATTGCGCTGGGCACGCCGGAGGAGTTGCGGGCCAGCAGCCATCCGGTGGTGTATCAGTTTTTCAACCGGTTGCCGGATGAAGAAGCCGTCCGCCCGGAATACTTCAACACCCTGGTGGGCGGGTAG